Part of the Dreissena polymorpha isolate Duluth1 chromosome 12, UMN_Dpol_1.0, whole genome shotgun sequence genome, TATAGGCGGAGCTAACACATTCATTGCACGCACTGTTGAGCCGATTCATTTACCCTTAGTGTGATATTCACGTTttgaaaacaaatgcaataaacaataatttcCAATTAATTAAAGCAATATCAATATAAGCAATACTTTATATTCCAAGCTACGAACACCAAGCTATATTACGTGGTGTGTTGTAATTCGTACCACGATGTTAAGTTTAGCAAGTAAGCggtctttgttgttgttgttaacgGTGATTTGATCAAGTCTTACCCTGGTAACGTTTAAGTTTAAGGTAAGCTAATTAATTGACATATATAATGGAATCTATACGATTGTGAAGTTCCGGCGCCGGCCATTAATGTGGGTGTGACCATGCGTTAACTTGATAATGTCCATTCAATATAAGTGATTCGAAGCGTTAAACCTTTACAGTTATATCAAGCATGTAATTGCAAATAATGTCACAAAAATGTGACTGGGTTTAGTGAGTATTATTGTGTTATGCTGCTGACTTGCCATCAGTATACATAGCACGCTGATGCATACAAAAACACGAGAAGGCTGTCATTTGCAGATGGTTTTCTTCCAATACCGCAGAAAAAGTATGTCATAACTGGGTTGTCGAACGCAGTATAGTCTTAGCTTATAGCGCCTAATACAGTGTATCCCGCGTGCATGGGTCGATTAGGCACTGCAAAACTGAAAAGTATCTAGAAATGTTTAGCGTTTGTGTGAGGGATAAACATGAGGTAATATTAAGTTGTCTTTTGACATTACTGGTAAAGTTTTAGGTATTGTATGACATATACAAAATTAGCGTGATGATAGCGATAAATAACAAGATCGTACACATACATTGTCATTACAAAGCCCAATATTGTGTAAACTGCGTGAGAACATCTCGTTGCAAAAATGAATTTAGAATATGTTGTCATATAATCGAAAACTATCTATATTTCATGTTATGTTTGTAGTGTTATTTAAAAAACGTCAATAGACCGACTAAACATTTCCATATTAATTTGTCGGTTAGTGTACATGAAAGACTTTACTGAGCCGACGCCCCTAAATATACGGAAAACGTGTCGAGAAGATTACATTCCTCACTTGCATTCAAACGCTAACACATTCCTATCAGCAACAAACACGTTTTCAAAAAGGACAATAGAAATTAACTACATGCAAAGACTTTTTTTACAATACGTTTATAATTATAGTACAAGTGCGTTTTGTTTGAGTTCAAAATATGCAGGAAATTTAAACATTATACGACAAACTCTTCTCAGTGTTTGTAGATTTGTTTAAGTTAGTAGGAACAAGATTGTAAAGGCGTGATCAGTCTTaacgtaaaaataataatttgtctgAGTTTTTTTGGGAAGAAATATAAAGTTTTAAATGTATGAACAGTATTAATATCAaggtaatttaaaaaatgtcCGTCACAAGGATTCGATACCGGTTAAAAACGTTGCACTTTTcattattgaatatgttttaatgAATCGCAAACGAAACgatatttgtatatgttttagtATATCTTGCATAGTTCATAGCGTATTTAAGAAATCTATgataaatatgtaaacatgttCAAATAATCAAAACGCACATAATCCTGAACAATAAAAAATCATGTATATCAACCTCAGAATTACTCAATATTATTAATCCAAGGAAAATTGATTTCGTTTATTCCGAATCCAGATTTCAGAAACAAAATTATTAAGAGCGAATTTACATATCTGTTGGTATTATGTATTTTACGTTACAACTCTATattatagactcgttttattgtCAGCTATGCACAGAAAATGATACTCTATTATATTTAATGTTCAACTGTTGCAAATACAAAACATATGAACCGCgttttgcgaaaatgggtcttatgttaTATGCGAaattcgcgcagtctggtcagaagcttcCCTGTCCGATATAAAGACAAAGATAATTTGATGGCATATTAACGGATAGAGTAGCACCCGACTTACCTGTGCGAATGAGCTGTCTGGTGTGGAGCTACGGTGGCCGCccatggaataagacccatttttgcatgacgcggctcatagtCAATTTGAATACAGTAATACCAATACAACGCCTTTATAACTTCTTACCATAGAACCATAAATTATCGAATAAAAGATTGTGTTGACAAAGAGTAAGTGTTTGTTTCTGAATGGCATGTCTGTTAGGTGTTCGGCTAAGCCGATGCAAAGTCAACACTTCACAGTAGAATTTTAAAAGTTTAGtttaatatgtttacataatGTAGATCcctgttttgacatttaaaaacaaatattcagcAATATATCCAACAATGCGTTGTGTGTACCTTTTGTTGAAACATTTGTACCGGTGTGTTTGAACTTGCTTCAATAGCAGAAACAATGCATTAATTCGAAGTAAGTTACGTTTTAATCGCATATTAACTATTATTTAAGATATGTTTTGAATACATAATTCAGTCTCGTTCTGTTAAAACTGGGCGTGTTAACTGTACTTTaattgtcgtcctagattagcatattctgtccgcacaggctaaacagggacattACTTTCCGTTTTAAGGAGTtgtccgtttaaaggaagtcttttcaaAATGAATTTCTAGTCTAGctggaaagggtcgtccctgattagcttgtgcaaactgcacgggttaatctcggacgacactttacgcgcatgtatTGAGTCCAGTTCTGCGAGAACGAGGCTCTCTGATCACGAAAATCACAAAAATAAGATGATGATTCTCACCTAAGTAAACTATTTCGAATATAAAAATGATGTTATCCTCgcaaataataacaatttattaaaaatttattgaaaattaatttaaatactttGTCAGTCGTGATCTATGTCTTGTATTCGTGAAAGACTGTTTGATcgatacaaataaaacaatgaaaataaaatttaataacagTCTTCAAGTTTACCCTCCCACTGTTATGACCAATGTAAATATACACTGCAGTTTATTGTGTAAAAATGAGTAGGTTTGCAATAAGGTGTCTAACTTTATTAAAGGTGTAGTTCTACTTGAACAGCTATATTGAATGTTTGTACACAATGTTATTTGCTTTTAATAAGTTTAAAAATTCGATGCTCGAAgctatattttaaaaattcacgTTTAAgtggccttttcatgttttggtaaataaacaaaataaaaattatttcagattgcaaatgttcgttgtagttatgatatttgtgaggaaacagtaatacttaacttttaccatgctctaaaatatcaattatatgcatcttatgacgatttaaaaacctgaaattataaagcgttgcaaatcaaaacgattgaaaaatttggagagttctgttgtggtCGATAGATTTTCTGAAGacacgaagattgcttatataaagtataaaatacacccatCAAtatatgagcacagatggccgagttgtctaagtgGCAGTTTTTTACTCCAGATTCCAAAGGCCAGTGGTTCGTGCCCTGATGAggcttacttttttttaaattttattcttcattttttactggagatctttagatcgaatgtttacatttatcaatataagcattttatgacaaacttcaatacatgccaaaatctgtgaaaaggcccctttaaagggatggtcaaccagattgctatatattACGAACAAAAGAAAAATTCTTAAATAccgtcattatatgctttatattgatatatttaaacattggatctaaaattctCCAGTGAAACATCAAgaataataaaaaagtaaccctcaacagggctcgacgACTGTtccctggagtcttggagtaatGAGTCTCCCAATTAGACCACTCGACCGTGCGTGCTGAttggttgtattttatactttattactttaagttcacaaaatataacgacaacaacagaactctccaaattacctgttagacatactcagtaaaattgtattaccgaatatattaaaaatatgaaaacttaacaacatttttcaagtaatgtaataaaccaatcgtgatattttaatcaaaataaaataatacttgtaaacaaatacggtattttagaatttttcttttttttggtgATATATAGCAGTCTGGTTGACCATCCCTTTAACATTGATGATGGAAGCCACGTTTACGATTCAAATAACAAGTTTGAATCGACCgtgattttattttgaatattatcATGCTCGTACGGACTATCAGGTATTTAGGGTTCCGCGTGTCCGTCCGTACTTACGTATGTTCTACATCTTGTGTTTTGAAATCTACTAGATTGATCTAGCTCAAACTGTCACGATTTAATGACTCTAATGGTAAGATAATCATTAagaaatgaatatttttgcgGCTTCGAGTTCTTGCCGAATTATGGCCACATAACCTGTTTTTCCGCTGTAACATATAAAATGCAAATAGAAAATCTAGTTTTCTACTCCTCTTTAGTCACCAAATCGTTCGTGCTAAACTTCCACAGTTGAATGATCCTGATGATCGGAAAGAAAAGATTCTTGGCTGCGACATGTTTTTGCGATCATGCGCCATTTTCTCCGTTGTTTCACTATGGAGTATTTAGTCCTAACAGATTGTGCAGTCGAATCTCCTTTAACTGCTTTACGGTTTGGAACTGTGTTAGATGAATGATATTAATATTCGGATGATCGTTGATAAAAAGAGTGCTGCGACCAGGTTTTGATGAATCATCGCGGTGTGTCCGTTTTTTCTCTGTACATAGTCCATAGATTTAGCTTCTTGTAGTAATCTGAATCGTCTACAAAGTTTCCCGTAATATCGcaccttctgattggttgctaaacTTATGACTGTTTCGCatgttatttttcaataaatagatTTTCAATGGAAAAATGAAACTTTTGCTCATGTTATTCCTACTTTTTTCACAAATCAGCGGCTTATAAAACACCTGATAACCCTTCTTATGAatgataaacaaaattaatacaatTATGTGTAACGTTTtttaaaatcatagcatcaccatGGAGTAGACGTGACCTACTATCCAATGAAAACCGGAACTAATGAAACTGATCGTcgtaattttaatttataaatagttAAAACATtaactgtgtaaaaaaaacacacaacataaacCGTCCAGCACATCTTGTGGGTTTTTCGTTTAATTCTCGATACAATGAGGAGGGTCAATACTATGAAAATATGGGATACACAAAGTGATGGTGGATTTCGTATAAGCTTTTAAGCTGTTAAAAAGAAGTGCACAGATGCTCGTTCAAGATGGATTTAGGCTGGGACCAGTTTTTGCTGAATTATCGCCCTTATTCTTTTGTCAATCGTTGAATATCTAGTGGATTAGTCTGTGCACAAACATTGCCGTAAGGACATCAGTGTCTTGACACATTTCTAGTCTGAATTAAAAGTATTGTTGCGCTCCATTTGTTTTGTCTGGTGGTTATTTACGCGCTTATGATAAAGAGAATATATCTGTGCGGTCAACTTAATATGGGCCAGGAAACCTACATGTTCAATTGTGTGCACAAACGTTTCTAACTGTGCATTTATTTTCGTTCACGACAATGGACGAATCttaatgtttaaatttgagtTACATCAAAAGCGTTCCGTTGTGCTTGTGAAAGTGCTAGCATCAATATCGTTGATTTTGTGGTCGTGTACGCGAGTGTGCGCCTTACTTATATGCGATAGTGGATCTACTCTTGTGCACTAGTAGCTCTACTCTTGTGCTGTAGTGATCTTATTCGTGTGCGCTAGAGCTTCATGAACACATATTGCTGGAATGAATATTCATGATTAAACTTGATTTAATTATATTGAGTGTTATTTATCGTTTTCAAAGTCGAAGCGCATAATTAgagctgcgtcatgcgaaaatgggttttatgccgtttgctgccAGTTAAGCTCCAGAACAGCCCGCGCAATCGCACAGCCTAAGCTAGGTCTCCCCGCCATAAAGCCGGGCAAGGTTTCGTGGCCTCTTTAGCTGACGGGATGCTCTTGAGAAGACAGCGCAAATGCGAGACAAAGCGTCCCGGAATGTAAAACGAATGCAATGTTAAATTGTCTGGTAAGCAATATTTTGTAGGCAACATCTCAAAAGTAGGATATCCGTGAAATTGAGTGATGTCCCCTCTATGAAACGCTTTGTTAATGTATGGGTTATTTGTATAGAAAATGGACTACTTGTGCTATAAACACTGACAACTCACTGGATCGGAACGACATGATAATATGCGCATGCTTATCGTGACGGAAACTCATTCACAGATATTACCGAATTCGTATCATTGTCTCGTGTGATCTGAAATAACATACAACTCGTTTTAAAATGTCATTCTAAAAACAATGCGTGAAAAATAGATTTAAGTTGACCAATCTGAAAGTAAACGCACGTCCACCCAATAGGTATGCCGCGTAACTTTCGCAAATGAGTTCATTGGTGTCCGAAATCTAACGCGTGAAGGCAAAGTTATTCGAAGGGCAATGACTCCCAGAACAATCAACTCAGAAGAACGACATAACCATATGTACATGTCAAGTCGAAAAAGGAAAGCACGTTAATGATCATGAAGTTCGGATAATTGCTGTCTGAGATCTCGTAGGATAATAAAATATCTATTCGAAAATAGCATGCACATAATCAAAGGGCGATAACTCGCTTTGACGTTGCGACCTGACAACGATGCGAATGTCCGCCGTATACGAATGTTGCGTGTCAAGTTTCAATTTTTCGGATCATAATTGAATGAGATCTCTCACGGAAacgaaagaacaacaacaacgtaTTGATAATCAATAACTCATTGAATAACCATTTTACCGTAACGAACTGACAAATTAACGCATGAATGTCGGATCATAAGTGTCTGAGATCTCGCGCAGAAACGaaaaaagacatgtcaaaattaaaAGGGCTCTAACTGCCTGAAGTATTTTCGCACAGGAACGATTAGATAAAGAGGTCAAATGATTGCTGCAAGTGGCATGAAACTCGGATAATTATTGTCTGAGTTCTCAGGCGGTAGCGACAAGAAGTATATTAATATCTAATGGGCAATCCAGCATCAAGGGATGTTGCATATCAAGAATCATTGACTTCGGATAATTCGTGTCTGAGATCTCACGCGGAAATAAACAATAGTTCGTTGCTAAGTTCACATTTAATCAATTTTCCATAGGTCCCCATTATGAAACAGGACACTTGCAAAGCATTTTGTTAGCATGTCCTTCAGTTTAAAATCTgaaagtttattatttatttatagattacTAGGTGATCTTTCGAAATTATGAATTAAACCTATACCATGTTATGTCTAAGAAAATTCCATTCACGGTTATGCATGCATCTGCAGCGAAAAGGCCAGGTTAAAGAAATTTCGACATATACATGCACACCATATGTTCATCTTTCAACGGGAACCCCCATACAAATGCaccaaaaatatatgttcatCTAATGCCGATCATAAGTGTCTTATATCTCACGCGCAAACGTaaagacagacggaaggacatCGACAACTTATGAGTCTACGTTGTCAGACGTTTGCGGCCCCAATTTGTGTGATTGTCTGGCCCATTCGGCTTCATGTTCGTCTGTTATCCGTCGAATATGATTATTATCAACGGTGGGACTCATCAAAACATTTTCTAAACTTGTATGATGAATATTGATGTGATTGTCTCGCCTCCACACCGACATGTTTTCACGAGATCCCGCACTCTAGAAGGCCTATTCCGCCGGCTTTATCCGGAAACGGAACTAGGGCTATTGACACAATAGCCGATACATTTCACGGTACTCTTCATAATGTCATTAACCATGGCAACAAATGCTAATACAACAACGAAGTAATCACGGTTATTTATGTTACCGCAGACAATTTTCTCGAGAGTGTATTTAATGGGTCATAACCGTTACGATAATTTTTGCAGGCGATGATAACAACGTTTAATCATCTATTAACTGCCTTTTTGTTGTAACTGTTTTGTTGTGGATTTATTTTATGTAAGTACAATTagtacatattttgaaaatgattgtgCAAACTTAAATTAAATCAAAGGTTTGCGACTGAATGTTTGTCCTTTATGTAACTAGTTTCTTAATGACAGATCTGTTTGTTGTCTGGTTGAGTCGATGCGAAAGTCAACACGTTGGTTGTTAAAAGTTtgtttatgtaatgtagaaaccTGCATTAACCTTGAATGGGAATATTAAACAAGATTTCAACCACGCGTGTTGTGTACCTGGGAGAGGCATGTGATTAATATTGTCGGTATGTTTTCAGTTATTATTCATGATTCAATGACCACGTTTTCAAATCGCACTTGCCGACGTTTTAATTACAAACAATTTAGTAGATCTATATGATATAACATCCATTATTGATCATGAAATATGCCATATTTGGATACTGTTACTGTTATAATCGCATGTGAGTGAGTGAAAATGTATTGTATCGAATACATTTATTACGGTAATAGAAGGATTTGGAAATTAATATTTGACATAATTTCTCAGACATCGACAATTTAAGTGACCGATTAATTTTCTTATTGAAAGAGTGTCGATTcagtacaaatgaaataattaaaagaaaattgaatGATAACCTTCAAGTTTACCGACCCTACGTAATAAATATTATGCTTATAGTGCACTGTATTGTGAAAAAAGATAATCAACAAGGTTTTAAAATGTGAAGAGTATTTAGTTTATACCTGatctggaaaaaaatcaatacgtTTGTAAATTGCAAATCTTGAAAATATTGCGGAACggattatttatgtattttgattatatttacaCAATTATTGAAACATTAATGATGATTTAAGAGCTTATATTGAGTTGCAAACACTGCACGtggaaatttaaaaataaaaaaggaagaaaatCACTCGTTGGTTACTCAGTAATATTTATAGGCGGAGCCGACACATTCATTGCACGCACTGTTGAGCCGATTCATTTACCCTTAGTGTGATATTCacgttttgaaaacaaattcaataaacaataatttcCAATTAATTAAAGCAATATCAATATAAGCAATACTTTATATTCCAAGCTACGAACACCAAGCTATATTACGTGGTGTGTTGTAATTCGTACCACGATGTTAAGTTTAGCAAGTAAGCggtctttgttgttgttgttaacgGTGCTTTGATCAAGTCTTACCCTGGTAACGTTTAAGTTTAAGGTAAGCTAATTAATTGACATATATAATGGAATCTATACGATTGTGAAGTTCCGGCGCCGGCCATAAATGTGGGTGTGACCATGCGTTAACTTGATAATGTCCATTCAATATAAGTGATTCGAAGCGTTAAACCTTTACAGTTATATCAAGCATGTAATTGCAAATAATGGCACAAAAATGTGACTGGGTTTAGTGAGTATTATTGTGTTATGCTGCTGACTTGCCATCAGTATACATGGCACGCTGATGCATACAAAAACACTAGAAGGCTGTCAATGTCAGATGGTTTTCTTCCAATACCGTAGAAAAAGTATGTCATAACTGGGTTGTCGAACGCAGTATAGTCTTAGCTTATAGCGCCTAATACAGTGTATCCCGCGTGTATGGGTCGATTAGGCACTGCAAAACTGAAAAGTATCTAGAAATGTTTAGCGTTTGTGTGAGGGATAAACATGAGGTAATAATAAGTTGTCTTTTGACATTACTGGTAAAGTTTTAGGTATTGTATGACATATACAAAATTAGCGTGATGATAGCGAAATATAACAAGATCGTACACGTACATTGTCATTACAAAGCCCAATATTGTGTAAACTGCGTGAGAAAATCTCTTTGCAAAAATGAATTTAGAATATGTTGTCATATAATCGAAAACTATCTATATTTCATGTTCTGTTGGtagtgttatttaaaaaaaacgtcaaTAGACCGACTAAACATTTCCATATTCATTTGTCGGTTAGTGTACATGAAAGATTGTACCGAGCCGACGCCCCTAAATATACGGAAAACGTGTCGAGAAGATTAGATTCCTCACTTGCATTCAATCGCTAAAACATTCCTATCAgcaacaaacacgttttttttttaaaggacaaAAGAAATTAAATACATGCAAAGACTTTTTTTACAATACGTTTATAATTATAGTCCAAGTGCGTTCTGTTTGAGTTTTAAAGAAGCaggatttttaaatattatacgaCAAACTCCTCTCAGTGTTTGTAGATTTGTTTAAGTTAGTAGGAACAAGATTGTAAAGGCGTGATCAGTCTTaacgtaaaaataataatttgtctgAGTTTTTTTGGGAAGAAATATAAAGTTTTAAATGTATGAACAGTATTAATATCAaggtaatttaaaaaatgtcCGTCACAAGGATTCGATACCGGTTAAAAACGTTGCACTTTTcattattgaatatgttttaatgAATCGCAAACGAAACgatatttgtatatgttttagtATATCGTGCATAGTTCATAGCGTATTTAAGAAATCTATgataaatatgtaaacatgttCAAATAATCAAAACGCACTTAATCATGAACAATAAAAAATCATGTATATCAACCTCAGAATTACTCAATATTATTAATCCAAGGAAAATTGATTTCGTTTATTCCGAATCCAGATTTCAGAAACAAAATTATTAAGAGCGAATTTACATATCTGTTGGTATTATGTATTTTACGTTACAACTCTATattatagactcgttttattgtCAGCTATGCACAGAACATGATACTCTATTATATTTAATGTTCAACTGTTGCAAATACAAAACATATGAACCGCgttttgcgaaaatgggtcttatgttaTATGCGAaattcgcgcagtctggtcagaagcttcCCTGTCCGATATAAAGACAAAGAGAATTTGATGGCATATTAACGGATAGAGTAGCACCCGACTTACCTGTGCGAATGAGCTGTCTGGTGTGGAGCTACGGTGGCCGCccatggaataagacccatttttgcatgacgcggctcatagtCAATTTGAATACAGTAATACCAATACAACGCCTTTATAACTTCTTACCATAGAACCATAAATTATCGAATAAAAGAGTGTGTTGACAAAGAGTAAGTGTTTGTTTCTGAATGGCATGTCTGTTAGGTGTTCGGCTAAGCCGATGCAAAGTCAACACTTCACAGTAGAATTTTAAAAGTTTagtttattatgtttacataaTGTAGATCcctgttttgacatttaaaaacaaatattcagcAATATATCCAACAATGCGTTGTGTGTACCTTTTGTTGAAACATTTGTACCGGTGTGTTTGAACTTGCTTCAATAGCCGAAACAATGCATTAATTCGAAGTAAGTTACGTTTTAATCGCATATTAACTATTATTTAAGATATGTTTTGAATACATAATTCAGTCTCGTTCTGTTAAAACTGGGCGTGTTAACTGTACtttaattgtcgtcccagattagcatattctgtccgcacaggctaaacagggacattACTTTCCGTTTTAAGGAGTtgtccgtttaaaggaagtcttttcaaAATGAATTTCTAGTCTAGctggaaagggtcgtccctgattagcttgtgcaaactgcacgggttaatctcggacgacactttacgcgcatgtatTGAGTCCAGTTCTGCGAGAACGAGGCTCTCTGATCACGAAAATCACAAAAATAAGATGATGATTCTCCCCTAAGTAAACTATTTCGAATATAAAAATGATGTTATCCTCgcaaataataacaatttattaaaaatttatagaaaattaatttaaatactttGTCAGTCGTGATCTATGTCTTGTATTCGTGAAAGACTGTTTGAtcgatacaaataaaataatgaaaagaaaatttaatAACAGTCTTCAAGTTTACCCTCCCACTGTTATTGCGGAGGTAACTGATCTGAAATGCCGAAGTATGCGGGACAACCTTCTGTTTTTTAGAATCCCggaagaacaaaatgaaatctgCGAGAACACTATTTTGGACTTTATTGTCACCAAACTACATATTCAAAATGCAAAAGAGGAAATAAAGATTCACAGGGCACACAGAGTGGGAGCTTTCAGACAAGACAAGGTGAGACCAATTGTGGCCAAATTTGCGTTTTTCCCAGATAAGGAAAAGGTGCGGAAAGCAGCCAATCAGTTCAAAGGAACCCCATTTGGCATCGCTGAACAGTATCCCCCGGAAGTAATGGAGAAAAGAAGAAAGCTGGTGCCAATTATGAAGGCGGCACGCGCAGAGGGCAAGCTGGCATATATTACGGTGGACAGGTTGTTCATTAACAAACGGCTGTACGTCGAATAGGAAAACAGTGAGAGTACCATAAAAGTTGTCTCTTGGAATATTGAAGGGCTATCTTCTACAAAGCGTGGTGACAGCAAACTTTTGTCATTTTTGGTCGAACATGACATTATCTGTTTAATCGAGACCTGGACTAACAAGAATTCTACAATTGATTTTAAAGGTTACAGCAATCCCATACACTCGTATAGACGCTTCCAACACCGTAAAGCAAGACGTTCGAGCGGCGGTATCATTGTATATATTAGAGACAGTATACGCAAAGGAGTTTCTCTAGTAAGAAATAACATAGACTGTCTACTAtggcttaaaattgataaaacacatttcaatattgaagatgatATTTATTTAGCTGTTATATATATTCCACCTGAAAATTCACCAATGCATGATATGTATGACGTAAACATTTTTGAACTGTTAGAATCTGATATTAACTTTTTTGATAATAAAGGAAAAGTATTTATCACGGGGGACACAAATGCAAGAACCGGCCATAAAGCTGATTTTATTGATAATGATAGAAGCTTaggtgattttgatttatttgaaatagaTAGTCCACTTCAGAGGGCAGCCCGTGACTCTGGTACAAATAGGTTTGGGGATTATTTGTTAGACGTATGTAAATCTACTAATATAAGAATTGTAAACGGTAGGCTATTTCGCGATAAAGAAGTTGGCAAATTAACTTGTTTTACCCATAATGGGGAAAGTAAAGTAGATTATTTGTTAACATCAGTCAAAAACTTCCACGATTTGACCGATTTTAATGTGCACGATTTCACGGAATTCTCAAATCATGCCCCAGTGACATTTGCTCTAAGCACGAACAACCCGATTATTACTAACGGTAAAAATAATCAGCGCGTATACGTTAAATGGAAACCAGAGTACAGTGATAATTTCGTGCACGACATATTAAACGGTGCGCAAGAACTAGAACACAATTTACAATCAGGTGTTCACTCGCGATGCGATCCGGATTTATTAGTCTCGGAGTTTACTGAT contains:
- the LOC127852709 gene encoding uncharacterized protein LOC127852709, with protein sequence MRDNLLFFRIPEEQNEICENTILDFIVTKLHIQNAKEEIKIHRAHRVGAFRQDKVRPIVAKFAFFPDKEKVRKAANQFKGTPFGIAEQYPPEVMEKRRKLVPIMKAARAEGKLAYITVDRLFINKRLYVE